The following are encoded together in the Babylonia areolata isolate BAREFJ2019XMU chromosome 18, ASM4173473v1, whole genome shotgun sequence genome:
- the LOC143292043 gene encoding ras-associating and dilute domain-containing protein-like has product MSNPICNYCSRNLYAAAEGTPADGGHSSGDPLLELLYWLSNTVRLFSHLTSDHFRSRWVAPQATDDVTESVQMLITGLGETITFVFQQAVYGITKVLYAPVVEMLLPDSDPSSSAHADSARAMKSAMERVLHVLRVTLDVSEDVSLHRDVTIQLVMYLVFFVTTTLFNKLITKGAECRLLCWPMGVRLQWCVSCLENWVSSVGLEAQYLRVSEPLVSLVDLLATSPHSLHTMDWSTLRGQFRALSEAQLTRVVSHYCCTDGRSPPPSWRPPPDLNLPEGVTVSLSSHPPFVLPQHGVWLDLRGPLRPPLHTHLQALVTRFSHTADTGRGRGGILHHRFPQDDPHELPSHRTQAANLDRKALIVEDVACRGLRVFSRASAVSFPGCRVFRGIKQGWVILRVFCPSSHKHPPPQEQRPKEPQPQDFRLPLENPKPRDPRRRPLDGTILTPGTLTLQYKRIINRVPLLEIPSETTSLLSESAVSDDVFAHSSADVCRSSGSGSSVQASEFRRFSTGMVSQAVGKIEAEGTPRVVRVEMSEDLDEDHVMLEQYPDDVYIDVGEAVAPRVQYRHTMPQERDLSTKGEITGEVFTLTILKEGARLGMGLVDGMHTPLKLPGIYVRNVMAGTPAALCGHIRVGDRILAVNGRSIVGSDYNSAMKLIRSGGPRLNLLVAKCDRSVTARISAS; this is encoded by the exons ATGTCCAACCCC ATATGTAATTATTGTTCCAGAAATCTGTACGCGGCAGCAGAAGGCACCCCTGCAGACGGCGGACACAGCAGCGGCGATCCTTTGCTGGAACTTCTCTACTGGCTCTCCAACACAGTTCGTCTCTTCAGCCACCTCACTTCTGACCACTTCCGGTCCCGCTGGGTGGCGCCACAGGCCACCGATGACGTCACAGAAAGCGTGCAGATGCTGATCACTGGCCTTGGGGAGACTATCACCTTTGTGTTTCAACAGGCGGTCTATGGCATCACCAAG GTACTGTACGCTCCTGTGGTGGAGATGCTCCTTCCCGATTcagacccctcctcctccgctcacGCCGACAGTGCACGTGCAATGAAGTCAGCCATGGAGCGCGTGCTGCACGTGCTACGCGTCACGCTTGACGTCAGCGAGGACGTCAGCCTCCACCGTGACGTCACCATCCAGCTGGTGATGTACCTCGTCTTTTTTGTCACCACCACTTTGTTCAACAAGCTGATCACGAAGG GCGCGGAGTGCCGACTGCTGTGCTGGCCCATGGGTGTGAGGCTGCAGTGGTGCGTCAGCTGTCTGGAGAACTGGGTCAGCAGCGTGGGGCTGGAGGCTCAGTACCTGCGGGTGTCCGAACCTCTCGTGTCCCTTGTGGATCTGCTGgccacctccccccactccctgcacacg ATGGACTGGTCAACTCTGAGGGGCCAGTTCCGCGCACTGTCCGAAGCCCAGCTGACCAGGGTGGTGTCACACTACTGCTGTACTGATGGccgatccccacccccctcctggcGTCCCCCACCCGACCTCAACCTCCCTGAGG GAGTGACGGTCAGCCTGTCCTCCCATCCTCCCTTCGTGCTCCCTCAGCACGGGGTGTGGCTGGACCTCAGGGGCCCCCTCcgtcctcccctccacacccacctccaagCCCTCGTCACCCGTTTCTCTCACACTGCAG acacagggagaggaaggggagggattcTCCACCACCGCTTCCCCCAAGACGACCCTCACGAGCTCCCATCACACAGAACCCAGGCAGCCAATCTGGACAGGAAGGCTCTGATCGTGGAGGACGTGGCGTGTCGGGGTCTTCGGGTCTTCAGCAGAGCGTCAGCGGTGAGCTTCCCAGGGTGTCGGGTGTTCCGCGGCATCAAGCAAGGATGGGTGATTCTGCGGGTGTT TTGCCCCTCCTCCCATAAGCATCCACCCCCACAAGAACAACGACCAAAGGAGCCCCAGCCACAAGACTTCAGACTGCCCCTAGAAAATCCTAAACCTCGAGATCCACGCAGGAGACCTTTAGACGGAACAATCCTCACGCCAGGGACTCTAACGTTACAGTACAAACGCATCATAAACCGGGTCCCTTTGCTGGAAATCCCCTCGGAAACCACCTCCCTGCTGTCCGAGTCCGCAGTCTCTGACGATGTCTTTGCTCACTCCAGCGCGGATGTTTGCAGATCCAGCGGTTCAGGGTCTTCGGTGCAGGCGTCTGAGTTCCGTCGCTTCTCTACCGGTATGGTGAGCCAGGCTGTCGGGAAGATAGAGGCGGAGGGCACGCCTCGCGTGGTGAGGGTGGAGATGAGTGAAGACCTGGATGAGGATCACGTGATGCTGGAGCAGTACCCGGATGACGTTTACATCGACGTG ggggAGGCGGTGGCCCCGCGGGTTCAGTACCGCCACACCATGCCCCAGGAGAGGGACCTCAGCACCAAGGGGGAGATCACCGGGGAGGTGTTCACCCTCACCATTCTCAAGGAGGGGGCCCGGCTGGGAATGGGGCTAGTGGATGGAATG CACACCCCATTGAAGTTGCCGGGTATCTACGTACGCAACGTGATGGCGGGTACCCCAGCGGCCCTGTGTGGTCACATCAGGGTGGGTGACAGGATCCTGGCTGTCAACGGTCGCAGCATTGTCGGCTCTGACTACAACAG cGCCATGAAACTGATCCGTTCCGGTGGACCGCGACTGAACCTGCTGGTGGCCAAGTGTGATCGCTCCGTCACTGCACGAATCTCCGCTTCCTGA